The following are encoded together in the Drosophila biarmipes strain raj3 chromosome 3L, RU_DBia_V1.1, whole genome shotgun sequence genome:
- the LOC108035098 gene encoding protein disabled isoform X1, which translates to MVKSLVAKLSTASSNLSLASTFGGGSGAAEETNYAKHRNDPGRFFGDGVQFKAKLIGILEVGEARGDRMCQEALQDLKMAIRAAGEHKQRITIHVTIDGLRLRDEKTGDSLYHHPVHKISFIAQDMTDSRAFGYIFGSPDSGHRFFGIKTDKAASQVVLAMRDLFQVVFELKKKEIEMARQQIQGKSLHDHASQLASLSSLKSAGLGGMGLGHSDLASGGLSSSHALTLLGSSLGASNGTSRLGVNLDVAKASGSAAKEISPESVADLVDLEQELTSLQRGISQMERITPNEPTTLTSSGGAGSGGAGHPSLAKSASEDDPFGDSFIYVPSYSILPPPPDSGRNRHKPQPNKTPETVASLDAMLSPPPGASSSQSPATAGFQAADNDDDNWLQELDQQNDVFDTTKVVGSSGLGSVLAMAPLASSESTATPTQQLTEGATGSGPLADLDIGLCSTTGNEELASAILSLDAFTDLDPLGTGRTRPYVDKKYFFQELKNPPKKLLKELSSGSQAGLGLGLSLGQPDGLFPEDSTIISTTTTATNITAGNPLQNSANTLTTTTASTAASLGQLLSSIAPSPDPLPLPLPVTITTSTSISHSITPSAELKLLLGHVTNPPNPTGHYYTTEPPTLSSLEDPHPPADPVLLPRDTDPFSPTRKKSDPDPFQEGDLFAKLDAFEFEAPPAVPAPSIPNLLPESKANVFNGPLQVQLPPEKELQLQQPPSMVRNRPTASVSALPTGGGALDVISSISNKKMPHLFGQSRSFGKSGSDIGSSVNMRRLQESDSLSETEAAPEPPPRPDSTPYSEPPPLPPKKQFSDLVIRPSPANPTPPPTAGRYEYLNSSVTARRTMSSVDAPPIPLPSRRVGRSDGCFPGPGRPRKPGHTEDDYLAPLGAPPPLLPPPSQGSSARARPQRQTSLGRPQDIYENKAEILQAQAQAQAQAQEAASTTLAPDITLTQLLTLGMDDLAVKLNVPASKLSTMTLVQLTAYLSEYLSSEKSQVHSQERRSSPANPAPAPASTAAVFKVNFDQQTSFVAKFDDTFGEDELVMPSSTMDSTFVANFANFNEAPTPVPMSAVSPVVATVPSADRYAVFREIIDQELQQQQQETDLMGDLTPPPVDETQAKEIPEGLELNNAGAELPIDALEVKPAPKIDTKITEVVAQAKDRYAALRDIILVENLFDKPAIATATQPEKEKDLLQDFPEFSDEFNEDHDLRQIMDHQDVPTHSRDRHGLVDSRGFPTEPSSSALTVGDDDEDEDADAGGESSLDSNEKDAEPVSGQDQYEKLSTSTQQLDAAPPVLEDVQQQSLPPKQDQKFLSVLTAPGGGTKDDIEIDELMHRAISNLSLDSRDRISPATSSAAPSRGAPGLHTPSQFNDVSTSPIPLQKPVMGPSPVPSQLSAVSQLIDTATKQMMGDKEREKQSWATFDSPKAKGKARLTLPPPPPPASNTSQPDTVESPCSSDPRDDGWSKQQRRWAKKERHQTSSSSRDLSPWDDETPEYLKRRQLAAAQMAHPHQPQMPPQPQHTDRHGYYMRHARRMNSCDEDYDYDAEFMARRDQQQQQQQQRKFKHGLSRSRDNFDLESPSWYHHPAHHTWSPQEIEQARARSFERAAYERSSYGPPPPIYDKRGQLRSKYRGDHRDRDRDREREYRDYARPSYDFDYENVYEERGGRSPMAYKPGRGGGDYLYDRERDRDRERERKSFDRESLESYESATRRRRSFGSGNDVYGSLDSRDDYRGERERDRERDREQMKTRSLRKPTTTSGKLRISGDIDYEQDSEQDFQQRAGVRSLQRPSQLGGDVVLPSNAVVGPQRLRKSSGSSPWDGEEPALPGQKSWKRPASAADTERRLAESRRAAALGQTPSDGEKERRFRKKTRARSAKDLVTVGAPSAGTSAPSRSGYGRGLRDNYDYMCPGQRNNEDDDDDEDYVDDEPPTDEDKFERLNRRRHEMHQRMLESERRQMERHQPPSLAKLPGQNRTRGVVVNSDYGFVDSYEQTPTPTPRSNASSTGPGGLMMSGGESSAGVTSSKFNFDDGFESDFNQSSPPPAPAGTASSCNSTPAGPVSANANNGGSKSLFRFSNDFSDREKREQFELDTPPTSTPPITQKLRFDDNVKVSQFDDAAFEDDFAKASFDFEKEQAGPGPQGAGGSGAMSRKQNMRTSKLQQRQELIKKSESVNIFAKKQEDPFEDDEFFKSPEQEQATDQLNDEAETGKFQWSEDANFAKFDENM; encoded by the exons ATGGTCAAATCCCTGGTGGCCAAGTTGTCCACAGCCTCCTCGAACCTCTCGTTGGCCAGCACcttcggcggcggcagcggcgccGCAGAGGAAACGAATTACGCAAAAC ATCGCAATGATCCGGGACGCTTTTTCGGCGATGGCGTTCAGTTCAAGGCAAAGCTCATCGGCATTCTGGAGGTGGGCGAGGCCCGCGGCGATCGGATGTGCCAGGAGGCGCTGCAGGACCTCAAGATGGCCATCCGGGCGGCGGGGGAGCACAAGCAGCGGATCACCATCCATGTGACCATCGACGGGCTGCGCCTGCGGGATGAGAAGACGGGCGACTCGCTGTACCACCATCCGGTGCACAAGATCTCCTTCATTGCGCAGGACATGACGGACTCGAGGGCCTTTGGCTATATCTTCGGATCGCCGGACAGTGGCCATCGGTTCTTTGGCATCAAGACGGACAAGGCGGCCAGCCAGGTGGTGCTGGCCATGCGCGATCTCTTCCAGGTGGTCTTCGAGCTGAAGAAGAAGGAGATCGAGATGGCGCGCCAGCAGATCCAGGGCAAATCCCTGCACGACCACGCCAGCCAGCTGGCCTCCCTGTCGTCGCTGAAGTCCGCCGGCCTGGGCGGCATGGGTCTGGGCCATTCGGACTTGGCCAGCGGAGGCCTCTCCTCCAGCCATGCCCTCACCCTGCTGGGCAGTAGTCTAGGCGCCTCGAACGGAACGAGCAGGTTGGGCGTGAATCTGGATGTGGCCAAGGCATCGGGGTCGGCGGCCAAAGAG ATCTCTCCCGAATCCGTGGCTGATCTGGTGGACCTGGAGCAGGAGCTTACCTCCCTGCAGCGGGGAATCAGCCAGATGGAACGGATAACGCCCAATGAACCCACAACACTGACATCCAGCGGAGGCGCTGGCAGTGGTGGTGCTGGCCATCCCTCCCTGGCCAAGTCCGCCAGCGAGGATGATCCCTTCGGTGACTCGTTTATCTATGTGCCCTCCTACAGCATCCTGCCACCGCCACCAGATTCGGGACGCAACAGGCACAAACCGCAGCCCAACAAAACGCCCGAAACGGTGGCCAGTTTGGATGCCATGCTCTCGCCGCCTCCTGGTGCCAGTAGCTCGCAGTCTCCGGCCACAGCGGGATTCCAGGCCGCGGATAACGACGATGACAACTGGCTGCAGGAACTGGACCAGCAGAACGATGTCTTCGATACCACCAAAGTGGTGGGCAGCAGTGGTCTTGGTTCGGTTTTGGCCATGGCTCCATTGGCTTCGAGTGAATCcacagccacgcccacgcaGCAGCTCACGGAAGGGGCTACAGGATCAGGACCTCTGGCTGATTTGGACATCGGTTTGTGCTCGACCACTGGAAACGAGGAGCTAGCCTCGGCCATCTTGTCTTTGG ATGCGTTCACGGATCTGGATCCGCTGGGCACGGGACGCACCAGGCCGTATGTCGATAAGAAATACTTCTTCCAAGAGCTAAAGAATCCGCCCAAGAAGCTGCTCAAGGAGCTCAGCTCCGGCAGCCAGGCGGGTCTTGGCCTGGGTCTCTCCCTGGGCCAGCCGGATGGCCTCTTTCCGGAGGATAGCACCATCATCTCCACAACCACCACAGCTACTAACATCACCGCAG GAAATCCGCTCCAGAACTCGGCTAACACActaaccaccaccaccgctaGCACCGCCGCCAGTCTGGGCCAGCTCTTGTCCTCGATTGCCCCCAGTCCAGatcccctgcccctgcccctgcccgtCACCATaaccacatccacatccatctCCCACTCGATCACCCCGAGCGCTGAGCTGAAACTGTTGCTTGGCCATGTCACTAATCCGCCTAATCCCACCGGCCACTATTATACCACAGAACCGCCCACGCTGTCCTCGCTGGAGGATCCCCATCCGCCGGCGGACCCCGTACTGCTGCCCAGGGATACGGATCCGTTCTCGCCCACGCGAAAGAAGAGCGATCCCGATCCGTTTCAAGAGGGCGATCTCTTTGCCAAACTGGATGCCTTCGAGTTCGAGGCTCCGCCGGCGGTCCCAGCTCCCTCGATCCCAAATTTGCTGCCGGAATCCAAGGCGAATGTATTCAACGGACCACTTCAGGTGCAATTGCCACCGGAGAAGGAGTTGCAGCTCCAACAGCCGCCGAGTATGGTGAGGAATCGTCCCACGGCTTCCGTGTCCGCCCTGCCGACTGGTGGTGGAGCCCTGGATGTTATCTCCAGCATAAGCAACAAGAAGATGCCCCATCTCTTTGGCCAGTCCAGATCATTTGGCAAATCAGGCTCGGATATCGGTTCCAGTGTCAATATGCGACGATTGCAGGAGAGCGATTCGCTGAGTGAAACAGAGGCGGCTCCCGAGCCACCGCCACGTCCAGACTCGACTCCGTACTCGGAACCGCCGCCCCTGCCGCCCAAGAAGCAGTTCAGCGACCTGGTCATCCGACCGTCACCTGCAAATCCCACACCCCCGCCAACAGCTGGGAGGTATGAGTACTTGAACAGCAGTGTCACAGCGAGGAGGACCATGTCATCCGTTGACGCGCCACCCATTCCATTGCCATCGCGTCGGGTGGGTCGCTCTGATGGCTGCTTTCCGGGTCCGGGAAGGCCACGGAAACCAGGACACACCGAGGATGACTACCTGGCGCCGCTGGGGGCTCCACCGCCACTGCTGCCGCCCCCCAGCCAGGGATCTTCGGCTCGAGCGAGACCACAGCGGCAGACTTCGCTGGGCAGGCCGCAGGATATCTACGAAAACAAGGCGGAGATTCTGCAGGCCCAAGCTCAGGCGCAGGCTCAAGCGCAGGAAGCAGCATCCACTACCCTAGCTCCCGACATCACCCTAACCCAACTGCTCACCCTGGGCATGGATGACCTGGCTGTTAAACTAAACGTTCCGGCCAGCAAGCTGAGCACCATGACTCTGGTTCAGTTGACCGCCTATCTCTCCGAGTATTTGTCCAGCGAGAAGAGTCAGGTTCACAGTCAGGAGAGGAGATCTTCGCCAGCCAATCCAGCTCCGGCGCCAGCATCCACAGCGGCCGTGTTCAAGGTGAACTTCGATCAGCAGACCTCCTTTGTGGCCAAGTTCGACGACACCTTCGGCGAGGATGAGCTGGTGATGCCTTCGAGCACCATGGATTCCACCTTTGTGGCCAACTTTGCCAACTTCAATGAGGCTCCCACCCCGGTGCCCATGTCAGCAGTATCGCCAGTGGTTGCCACAGTGCCATCAGCCGATCGGTATGCTGTTTTTCGCGAGATCATTGATCAGgagctgcaacagcaacagcaggaaACGGATCTTATGGGCGACTTGACTCCTCCGCCAGTAGACGAGACGCAGGCCAAGGAAATCCCAGAGGGCTTGGAGCTGAACAATGCGGGTGCAGAGCTGCCAATTGATGCCTTGGAGGTCAAGCCAGCGCCCAAGATCGACACCAAGATCACCGAGGTGGTGGCCCAGGCCAAGGACCGTTATGCAGCCCTAAGAGACATTATCCTGGTGGAGAATCTCTTTGATAAACCAGCGATTGCCACCGCCACGCAGCCGGAGAAGGAAAAGGATCTGCTGCAGGACTTTCCCGAGTTCAGCGATGAGTTTAACGAAGACCATGATCTCCGTCAGATAATGGATCATCAGGACGTGCCAACGCATTCCAGGGATCGCCATGGTTTGGTCGACAGCAGGGGCTTCCCAACCGAGCCATCGTCTTCCGCTTTGACGGTGGGCGATgatgacgaggacgaggatgcCGATGCTGGTGGAGAGAGCAGTCTGGACAGCAATGAAAAGGACGCGGAACCTGTCAGCGGCCAGGATCAGTACGAAAAGCTTTCTACTTCCACACAGCAACTAGATGCAGCTCCTCCGGTTCTGGAGGATGTGCAGCAGCAATCGCTGCCGCCCAAGCAGGATCAGAAATTCCTCTCCGTTCTCACAGCACCCGGTGGTGGAACCAAAGATGACATCGAAATCGATGAGCTCATGCACCGTGCCATTTCGAATCTCTCCCTGGACTCAAGGGATCGCATTTCGCCGGCCACTTCGTCGGCAGCACCATCCAGAGGAGCTCCTGGCTTGCACACGCCCTCGCAGTTCAATGATGTCAGCACCTCGCCCATTCCTCTTCAGAAACCAGTCATGGGCCCATCGCCGGTGCCCTCACAGTTGTCGGCTGTGTCCCAACTCATTGATACGGCCACCAAACAGATGATGGGCGACAAGGAGCGAGAGAAGCAATCCTGGGCCACCTTCGATTCCCCGAAGGCGAAGGGCAAGGCTAGGTTgacgctgccgccgccgccacctcCTGCCTCCAACACTTCGCAGCCGGATACAGTGGAATCGCCCTGCAGTTCGGATCCACGGGATGATGGCTGGTCCAAGCAGCAGCGGCGCTGGGCGAAAAAGGAGCGACATCAGACATCTTCATCCTCACGAGATTTAAGTCCCTGGGACGACGAGACGCCCGAGTATCTGAAACGCCGACAGTTGGCCGCCGCCCAAATGGCTCATCCTCACCAGCCACAGATGCCACCACAGCCTCAGCACACAGATCGGCATGGCTACTATATGCGGCACGCCAGGAGGATGAACTCTTGCGACGAGGATTACGA CTACGATGCGGAGTTCATGGCTCGCCgggatcagcagcagcagcaacagcagcagcggaagTTCAAACACGGTCTCTCCCGTAGTCGGGATAATTTCGATCTGG AATCCCCCAGCTGGTACCATCACCCGGCGCATCACACCTGGTCGCCGCAGGAGATCGAACAGGCACGAGCCCGATCCTTTGAGCGTGCAGCCTACGAGCGATCCAGCTATGGGCCACCACCGCCCATCTACGATAAGCGTGGCCAACTGAGGAGCAAGTATCGCGGCGATCACAGGGATAGGGATCGAGATCGCGAGAGGGAATACCGGGACTACGCTCGTCCTAGCTACGACTTCGACTATGAGAATGTCTACGAGGAGCGCGGAGGTCGCTCGCCCATGGCCTACAAGCCAGGAAGAGGAGGTGGTGACTACCTGTACGACAGAGAGAGGGACAGAGATCGGGAGCGCGAACGTAAATCCTTCGACCGGGAGAGTCTGGAATCTTACGAGAGTGCCACGCGGCGTCGTCGTAGTTTCGGCAGTGGAAACGATGTCTATGGCAGCCTGGACAGTCGCGATGATTACCGTGGCGAAAGGGAGCGCGACCGTGAACGTGATCGCGAGCAGATGAAGACACGTTCGCTAAGGAAACCCACAACCACATCGGGAAAGCTGAGGATCAGTGGTGACATTGACTACGAGCAAGACTCGGAGCAGGACTTCCAGCAGAGAGCGGGTGTGCGCAGTCTGCAGCGTCCCAGTCAGCTAGGAGGCGATGTGGTGCTGCCCTCCAATGCGGTGGTGGGTCCACAGCGATTGCGCAAGAGCAGCGGCTCCAGTCCTTGGGATGGCGAGG AGCCCGCCCTGCCTGGCCAGAAATCCTGGAAGCGTCCAGCCAGCGCTGCGGATACCGAGAGACGTCTGGCGGAGAGTCGACGGGCGGCAGCTTTGGGTCAAACTCCCTCGGATGGCGAAAAAGAACGAAG ATTCCGAAAGAAGACCCGTGCCCGCAGTGCCAAGGATTTAGTCACAGTAGGTGCTCCCAGTGCGGGCACATCTGCCCCGTCCAGATCAGGCTATGGGCGTGGCCTCCGGGATAACTACGACTACATGTGTCCAGGCCAGCGTAACAACgaggacgacgatgatgatgaggacTATGTGGATGATGAACCGCCAACAGATGAGGATAAATTCGAGAGATTGAACCGCCGGCGCCATGAGATGCACCAGCGCATGTTGGAGTCCGAGCGTCGGCAGATGGAGCGCCATCAGCCTCCATCGCTGGCCAAGCTTCCTGGCCAGAATCGCACCCGCGGCGTGGTGGTAAACAGTGATTATGGCTTTGTAGACAGTTATGAGCAGACTCCAACGCCCACGCCACGTTCGAATGCCAGCAGCACTGGACCCGGTGGCCTGATGATGAGTGGCGGTGAATCCTCTGCTGGCGTGACCAGTTCCAAGTTTAATTTCGACGATGGATTCGAGTCTGACTTCAATCAGAGCTCACCGCCGCCGGCGCCAGCAGGAACCGCCTCCAGTTGCAATTCTACGCCCGCGGGTCCAGTTTCCGCGAATGCCAACAACGGCGGGTCGAAGAGCCTGTTCCGCTTCTCCAATGATTTCTCGGATCGCGAGAAACGGGAGCAGTTCGAGTTGGACACACCACCGACCTCAACGCCACCAATTACCCAGAAACTGCGGTTCGATGATAATGTTAAGGTCTCCCAGTTCGATGATGCTGCCTTTGAGGATGACTTCGCCAAGGCATCATTTGACTTTGAAAAGGAACAAGCGGGACCTGGACcgcaaggagctggaggaTCGGGTGCCATGAGCAGGAAGCAGAATATGCGAACCAGCAAGCTGCAGCAGCGTCAGGAGCTGATCAAGAAATCCGAGTCGGTGAACATATTTGCCAAAAAGCAGGAGGATCCCTTCGAGGACGACGAGTTCTTCAAATCACCGGAACAGGAGCAGGCGACGGATCAGCTCAACGACGAGGCGGAGACCGGCAAGTTCCAGTGGAGCGAGGACGCGAACTTTGCCAAGTTCGATGAAAACATGTGA